In Tripterygium wilfordii isolate XIE 37 chromosome 15, ASM1340144v1, whole genome shotgun sequence, one DNA window encodes the following:
- the LOC120017198 gene encoding polypyrimidine tract-binding protein homolog 1-like isoform X2 yields MSTSGQPQFRYTQTPSKVLHLRNLPWECTEEELIELCKPFGRIVNTKCNVGANRNQAFVEFVDINQAIQMVSYYASSSEPAQVRGKTVYIQYSNRHEIVNNKSPGDTPGNVLLVTIEGVEAGDVSIDVIHLVFSAFGFVHKIATFEKAAGFQALIQFTDAETAMSARNALDGRSIPRYLLPESVGSCHLRISYSAHTDLNIKFQSHRSRDYTNPYLPVNPTAIEGLMQPAVGPDGKKKEFESNVLLASIENMQYAVTVFSAFGTVQKIAIFEKNGGTQALIQYPDITTAAVAKDALEGHCIYDGGYCKLHLSYSRHTDLNVKAYSDKSRDYTIPDVSLLAAQQASGLPTAPAAWQTSQASPMYQSSDYAAAAAVHSQVPHSQVPSWDPNLQASRPAFVSARNTFPGQTYPTSPVPAYGHVATPPGSSPLSQSSPMSPAGASMRMPQPGIQPNFRPGGASPPGLPPYYGQ; encoded by the exons ATGTCAACATCGGGGCAGCCCCAGTTCCGGTACACCCAGACCCCGTCCAAGGTTTTGCATCTTCGAAATCTGCCATGGGAGTGCACGGAGGAGGAGCTTATTGAGCTCTGCAAACCATTCGGCAGGATTGTAAACACCAAGTGCAATGTTGGCGCCAATCGCAACCAGGCGTTCGTCGAATTT GTAGATATAAATCAGGCTATTCAAATGGTTTCGTATTATGCTTCCTCTTCAGAGCCTGCACAGGTTCGTGGTAAAACTGTGTATATTCAATATTCAAATAGGCATGAAATTGTCAACAACAAGAGTCCGGGAGATACACCTGGAAATGTCTTGCTGGTAACAATCGAAGGAGTAGAAGCTGGTGATGTTAGCATTGATGTCATTCACTTG GTGTTTTCTGCTTTTGGCTTTGTTCACAAAATAGCAACTTTTGAGAAGGCTGCAGGTTTCCAG GCACTAATTCAGTTCACTGATGCTGAGACTGCAATGTCAGCCAGGAATGCCTTGGATGGGAGAAGTATACCTAG GTACTTGCTTCCCGAGAGTGTTGGGTCATGCCACTTGCGCATTTCATATTCGGCACACACGGATCTAAACATCAAATTCCAGTCTCACAGGAGCAG GGACTACACGAACCCATATCTTCCGGTGAATCCTACTGCAATTGAAGGACTCATGCAG CCTGCAGTAGGTCCCGatggaaagaagaaagaatttgaGAGCAATGTGCTGCTTGCTTCAATTGAAAATATGCAGTACGCTGTCACG GTATTCTCTGCATTTGGGACTGTCCAAAAGATTGCTATATTTGAGAAAAACGGTGGAACACAAGCACTAATTCAGTACCCTG ATATTACGACAGCAGCAGTTGCCAAAGATGCGTTAGAGGGACACTGCATATATGATGGTGGCTATTGTAAGCTTCATCTATCATACTCTCGTCATACTGATCTCAATGTTAAG GCTTACAGTGACAAAAGTCGAGATTATACCATTCCGGATGTTAGTTTGCTTGCAGCACAGCAGGCTTCTGGCCTCCCTACTGCCCCAGCAGCTTGGCAGACATCTCAGGCGTCTCCAATGTACCAGTCAAGTGATTATGCTGCAGCAGCTGCAGTACATTCTCAAGTTCCACACTCGCAGGTGCCATCTTGGGATCCAAACCTGCAGGCGTCCAGACCAGCCTTTGTGTCAGCTCGTAACACTTTTCCTGGTCAAACGTATCCCACTTCTCCAGTTCCTGCATATGGCCATGTGGCAACACCTCCTGGTTCCTCTCCCCTCTCACAAAGTAGTCCAATGTCTCCTGCTGGGGCTTCCATGAGAATGCCTCAGCCAGGAATTCAGCCTAATTTTCGCCCTGGTGGAGCTTCACCTCCAGGTCTGCCTCCGTATTATGGTCAATAA
- the LOC120017198 gene encoding polypyrimidine tract-binding protein homolog 1-like isoform X1, with protein MSTSGQPQFRYTQTPSKVLHLRNLPWECTEEELIELCKPFGRIVNTKCNVGANRNQAFVEFVDINQAIQMVSYYASSSEPAQVRGKTVYIQYSNRHEIVNNKSPGDTPGNVLLVTIEGVEAGDVSIDVIHLVFSAFGFVHKIATFEKAAGFQALIQFTDAETAMSARNALDGRSIPRYLLPESVGSCHLRISYSAHTDLNIKFQSHRSRDYTNPYLPVNPTAIEGLMQPAVGPDGKKKEFESNVLLASIENMQYAVTVDVLHTVFSAFGTVQKIAIFEKNGGTQALIQYPDITTAAVAKDALEGHCIYDGGYCKLHLSYSRHTDLNVKAYSDKSRDYTIPDVSLLAAQQASGLPTAPAAWQTSQASPMYQSSDYAAAAAVHSQVPHSQVPSWDPNLQASRPAFVSARNTFPGQTYPTSPVPAYGHVATPPGSSPLSQSSPMSPAGASMRMPQPGIQPNFRPGGASPPGLPPYYGQ; from the exons ATGTCAACATCGGGGCAGCCCCAGTTCCGGTACACCCAGACCCCGTCCAAGGTTTTGCATCTTCGAAATCTGCCATGGGAGTGCACGGAGGAGGAGCTTATTGAGCTCTGCAAACCATTCGGCAGGATTGTAAACACCAAGTGCAATGTTGGCGCCAATCGCAACCAGGCGTTCGTCGAATTT GTAGATATAAATCAGGCTATTCAAATGGTTTCGTATTATGCTTCCTCTTCAGAGCCTGCACAGGTTCGTGGTAAAACTGTGTATATTCAATATTCAAATAGGCATGAAATTGTCAACAACAAGAGTCCGGGAGATACACCTGGAAATGTCTTGCTGGTAACAATCGAAGGAGTAGAAGCTGGTGATGTTAGCATTGATGTCATTCACTTG GTGTTTTCTGCTTTTGGCTTTGTTCACAAAATAGCAACTTTTGAGAAGGCTGCAGGTTTCCAG GCACTAATTCAGTTCACTGATGCTGAGACTGCAATGTCAGCCAGGAATGCCTTGGATGGGAGAAGTATACCTAG GTACTTGCTTCCCGAGAGTGTTGGGTCATGCCACTTGCGCATTTCATATTCGGCACACACGGATCTAAACATCAAATTCCAGTCTCACAGGAGCAG GGACTACACGAACCCATATCTTCCGGTGAATCCTACTGCAATTGAAGGACTCATGCAG CCTGCAGTAGGTCCCGatggaaagaagaaagaatttgaGAGCAATGTGCTGCTTGCTTCAATTGAAAATATGCAGTACGCTGTCACGGTGGATGTCCTTCACACT GTATTCTCTGCATTTGGGACTGTCCAAAAGATTGCTATATTTGAGAAAAACGGTGGAACACAAGCACTAATTCAGTACCCTG ATATTACGACAGCAGCAGTTGCCAAAGATGCGTTAGAGGGACACTGCATATATGATGGTGGCTATTGTAAGCTTCATCTATCATACTCTCGTCATACTGATCTCAATGTTAAG GCTTACAGTGACAAAAGTCGAGATTATACCATTCCGGATGTTAGTTTGCTTGCAGCACAGCAGGCTTCTGGCCTCCCTACTGCCCCAGCAGCTTGGCAGACATCTCAGGCGTCTCCAATGTACCAGTCAAGTGATTATGCTGCAGCAGCTGCAGTACATTCTCAAGTTCCACACTCGCAGGTGCCATCTTGGGATCCAAACCTGCAGGCGTCCAGACCAGCCTTTGTGTCAGCTCGTAACACTTTTCCTGGTCAAACGTATCCCACTTCTCCAGTTCCTGCATATGGCCATGTGGCAACACCTCCTGGTTCCTCTCCCCTCTCACAAAGTAGTCCAATGTCTCCTGCTGGGGCTTCCATGAGAATGCCTCAGCCAGGAATTCAGCCTAATTTTCGCCCTGGTGGAGCTTCACCTCCAGGTCTGCCTCCGTATTATGGTCAATAA
- the LOC120017198 gene encoding polypyrimidine tract-binding protein homolog 1-like isoform X3 produces MVSYYASSSEPAQVRGKTVYIQYSNRHEIVNNKSPGDTPGNVLLVTIEGVEAGDVSIDVIHLVFSAFGFVHKIATFEKAAGFQALIQFTDAETAMSARNALDGRSIPRYLLPESVGSCHLRISYSAHTDLNIKFQSHRSRDYTNPYLPVNPTAIEGLMQPAVGPDGKKKEFESNVLLASIENMQYAVTVDVLHTVFSAFGTVQKIAIFEKNGGTQALIQYPDITTAAVAKDALEGHCIYDGGYCKLHLSYSRHTDLNVKAYSDKSRDYTIPDVSLLAAQQASGLPTAPAAWQTSQASPMYQSSDYAAAAAVHSQVPHSQVPSWDPNLQASRPAFVSARNTFPGQTYPTSPVPAYGHVATPPGSSPLSQSSPMSPAGASMRMPQPGIQPNFRPGGASPPGLPPYYGQ; encoded by the exons ATGGTTTCGTATTATGCTTCCTCTTCAGAGCCTGCACAGGTTCGTGGTAAAACTGTGTATATTCAATATTCAAATAGGCATGAAATTGTCAACAACAAGAGTCCGGGAGATACACCTGGAAATGTCTTGCTGGTAACAATCGAAGGAGTAGAAGCTGGTGATGTTAGCATTGATGTCATTCACTTG GTGTTTTCTGCTTTTGGCTTTGTTCACAAAATAGCAACTTTTGAGAAGGCTGCAGGTTTCCAG GCACTAATTCAGTTCACTGATGCTGAGACTGCAATGTCAGCCAGGAATGCCTTGGATGGGAGAAGTATACCTAG GTACTTGCTTCCCGAGAGTGTTGGGTCATGCCACTTGCGCATTTCATATTCGGCACACACGGATCTAAACATCAAATTCCAGTCTCACAGGAGCAG GGACTACACGAACCCATATCTTCCGGTGAATCCTACTGCAATTGAAGGACTCATGCAG CCTGCAGTAGGTCCCGatggaaagaagaaagaatttgaGAGCAATGTGCTGCTTGCTTCAATTGAAAATATGCAGTACGCTGTCACGGTGGATGTCCTTCACACT GTATTCTCTGCATTTGGGACTGTCCAAAAGATTGCTATATTTGAGAAAAACGGTGGAACACAAGCACTAATTCAGTACCCTG ATATTACGACAGCAGCAGTTGCCAAAGATGCGTTAGAGGGACACTGCATATATGATGGTGGCTATTGTAAGCTTCATCTATCATACTCTCGTCATACTGATCTCAATGTTAAG GCTTACAGTGACAAAAGTCGAGATTATACCATTCCGGATGTTAGTTTGCTTGCAGCACAGCAGGCTTCTGGCCTCCCTACTGCCCCAGCAGCTTGGCAGACATCTCAGGCGTCTCCAATGTACCAGTCAAGTGATTATGCTGCAGCAGCTGCAGTACATTCTCAAGTTCCACACTCGCAGGTGCCATCTTGGGATCCAAACCTGCAGGCGTCCAGACCAGCCTTTGTGTCAGCTCGTAACACTTTTCCTGGTCAAACGTATCCCACTTCTCCAGTTCCTGCATATGGCCATGTGGCAACACCTCCTGGTTCCTCTCCCCTCTCACAAAGTAGTCCAATGTCTCCTGCTGGGGCTTCCATGAGAATGCCTCAGCCAGGAATTCAGCCTAATTTTCGCCCTGGTGGAGCTTCACCTCCAGGTCTGCCTCCGTATTATGGTCAATAA
- the LOC120017198 gene encoding polypyrimidine tract-binding protein homolog 1-like isoform X4 → MSTSGQPQFRYTQTPSKVLHLRNLPWECTEEELIELCKPFGRIVNTKCNVGANRNQAFVEFVDINQAIQMVSYYASSSEPAQVRGKTVYIQYSNRHEIVNNKSPGDTPGNVLLVTIEGVEAGDVSIDVIHLVFSAFGFVHKIATFEKAAGFQALIQFTDAETAMSARNALDGRSIPRYLLPESVGSCHLRISYSAHTDLNIKFQSHRSRDYTNPYLPVNPTAIEGLMQPAVGPDGKKKEFESNVLLASIENMQYAVTVDVLHTVFSAFGTVQKIAIFEKNGGTQALIQYPDITTAAVAKDALEGHCIYDGGYCLQ, encoded by the exons ATGTCAACATCGGGGCAGCCCCAGTTCCGGTACACCCAGACCCCGTCCAAGGTTTTGCATCTTCGAAATCTGCCATGGGAGTGCACGGAGGAGGAGCTTATTGAGCTCTGCAAACCATTCGGCAGGATTGTAAACACCAAGTGCAATGTTGGCGCCAATCGCAACCAGGCGTTCGTCGAATTT GTAGATATAAATCAGGCTATTCAAATGGTTTCGTATTATGCTTCCTCTTCAGAGCCTGCACAGGTTCGTGGTAAAACTGTGTATATTCAATATTCAAATAGGCATGAAATTGTCAACAACAAGAGTCCGGGAGATACACCTGGAAATGTCTTGCTGGTAACAATCGAAGGAGTAGAAGCTGGTGATGTTAGCATTGATGTCATTCACTTG GTGTTTTCTGCTTTTGGCTTTGTTCACAAAATAGCAACTTTTGAGAAGGCTGCAGGTTTCCAG GCACTAATTCAGTTCACTGATGCTGAGACTGCAATGTCAGCCAGGAATGCCTTGGATGGGAGAAGTATACCTAG GTACTTGCTTCCCGAGAGTGTTGGGTCATGCCACTTGCGCATTTCATATTCGGCACACACGGATCTAAACATCAAATTCCAGTCTCACAGGAGCAG GGACTACACGAACCCATATCTTCCGGTGAATCCTACTGCAATTGAAGGACTCATGCAG CCTGCAGTAGGTCCCGatggaaagaagaaagaatttgaGAGCAATGTGCTGCTTGCTTCAATTGAAAATATGCAGTACGCTGTCACGGTGGATGTCCTTCACACT GTATTCTCTGCATTTGGGACTGTCCAAAAGATTGCTATATTTGAGAAAAACGGTGGAACACAAGCACTAATTCAGTACCCTG ATATTACGACAGCAGCAGTTGCCAAAGATGCGTTAGAGGGACACTGCATATATGATGGTGGCTATT GCTTACAGTGA